The following coding sequences are from one Canis lupus dingo isolate Sandy chromosome 21, ASM325472v2, whole genome shotgun sequence window:
- the LOC112667895 gene encoding olfactory receptor 51M1-like: MPAQYPLSPQFMLLSNITQFSPMLYLTGFPGLETIEHWIFIPFFLMYLVAISGNCFILIIIKTNHRLHTPMYYLLSFLAFTDLGLSVSTLPTTMGIFWFKSRGIYFSACQIQMFCIHSFSFMESSVLLIMSFDRCLAICHPLRYSVIITSQRVVRAGLAVIFRGPVALVPLVVLLKTFPYCGPRVLSHSFCLHQEVIHLACTDTSFNNLYGLAVVVFTMMLDLVLIALSYGVILRTVARLASQEEQLRAFQTCTSHLCAVLIFFVPMVGLSLVHRFGKHVPLAVHLLMANVYLFVPPMLNPIIYSIKTKEIRHVISKLLGLRKVSAESWG, encoded by the coding sequence ATGCCAGCCCAATATCCCCTCAGTCCTCAATTCATGCTCTTGTCCAATATCACTCAGTTTAGCCCCATGTTGTACCTCACTGGCTTTCCTGGATTAGAAACCATCGAACACTGGATCTTCATCCCCTTTTTCCTTATGTACCTTGTGGCCATCTCAGGCAATTGTTTCATTCTGATAATTATCAAGACCAACCATCGTCTACACACACCCATGTACTATCTACTCTCCTTTCTGGCCTTCACTGACCTGGGACTGTCAGTGTCAACTTTGCCCACTACTATGGGAATCTTTTGGTTCAAATCTCGTGGTATCTACTTTTCAGCTTGCCAAATCCAGATGTTCTGTATCCACTCATTTTCCTTCATGGAGTCTTCAGTGCTCCTTATAATGTCCTTTGACCGCTGTTTGGCCATCTGCCACCCCCTTAGGTACTCGGTCATTATCACTAGCCAGCGAGTGGTAAGGGCAGGCCTGGCTGTCATCTTCCGGGGACCTGTGGCCCTAGTTCCTCTTGTCGTCCTCCTGAAGACTTTTCCCTACTGTGGGCCTCGAGTCCTCTCCCATTCCTTCTGCCTACACCAGGAAGTGATACACCTGGCCTGCACAGACACCTCCTTCAACAACCTGTATGGACTGGCGGTGGTGGTATTCACTATGATGCTGGACCTGGTGCTCATCGCACTGTCCTATGGGGTCATCCTGCGCACTGTGGCAAGACTGGCCTCCCAAGAGGAGCAACTCCGAGCCTTCCAAACATGTACCTCACACCTCTGTGCTGTGCTGATATTCTTTGTACCCATGGTGGGGCTGTCTCTGGTACACCGCTTTGGGAAGCATGTACCACTTGCTGTCCACCTTCTTATGGCCAATGTCTATCTCTTTGTACCACCCATGCTTAATCCAATCATATATAGTATTAAGACCAAGGAGATCCGTCATGTTATCAGCAAGCTCCTGGGTCTTAGGAAGGTCAGTGCTGAGTCCTGGGGCTAA
- the LOC112667897 gene encoding olfactory receptor 51I2-like: MFNSSQFNPKYFLLTGLPGLEALYPWFIVPFCSIYLVALVGNSLVLAVIRKNTTLHQPMYLFLAMLAFAELGVSASTLPTVLGIFLFGANKICFEACLLQMFSIHCFSIMESGVLLAMSVDRFVAIYNPLRYTAILTRPRIAATGAALGLKSVMLMFPLPFLLKRLPFCGHNVLSHSYCLHSDLIQLPCGDTRPNSILGLCIVTSTFGLESLLILLSYVLILYTVLGITSGEGRCKALNTCVSHMCAVLVYYVPMISVALVHRFMKHTVPALRLLLANIYLLVPPVLNPIIYSVKTKQIRQGLIQLFLPRK; encoded by the coding sequence ATGTTCAACAGCAGTCAATTCAATCCCAAGTATTTTCTGCTAACTGGTCTCCCTGGTCTGGAGGCCCTGTACCCTTGGTTTATTGTCCCATTCTGCTCCATATATCTTGTGGCCCTTGTGGGCAATAGCCTGGTCCTGGCAGTGATCAGGAAAAACACCACTCTGCACCAGCCGATGTACCTTTTTCTAGCTATGCTGGCCTTTGCAGAACTTGGTGTCTCTGCTTCTACACTGCCCACTGTGTTGGGCATCTTCCTTTTTGGTGCCAATAAGATCTGCTTTGAAGCCTGCCTTTTACAGATGTTCTCCATACATTGCTTTTCCATCATGGAGTCAGGAGTTCTGCTGGCCATGTCTGTGGACCGTTTTGTGGCCATCTACAACCCACTGAGGTACACAGCCATCCTGACCAGGCCCCGTATTGCTGCTACTGGTGCTGCACTTGGACTGAAGAGTGTGATGCTCATGTTCCCACTGCCTTTCCTCCTGAAGCGTCTGCCCTTCTGTGGCCACAATGTCCTCTCCCACTCCTACTGCCTTCACTCAGATCTAATTCAGCTGCCCTGTGGGGATACACGTCCCAACAGCATTCTGGGGCTCTGCATTGTTACTTCTACTTTTGGGCTGGAATCGCTGCTCATCCTCCTCTCGTATGTGCTGATCCTCTACACAGTGCTGGGCATTACCTCTGGGGAGGGAAGGTGTAAGGCCCTCAACACATGTGTGTCACATATGTGTGCAGTGCTTGTGTACTATGTGCCCATGATCAGTGTGGCTCTGGTGCACCGCTTCATGAAGCACACTGTACCTGCTCTCCGTCTACTCCTGGCCAACATCTATCTTCTGGTGCCTCCTGTGCTCAACCCCATCATCTACAGTGTTAAGACAAAACAGATTCGCCAGGGGCTCATCCAACTCTTTCTTCCAAGAAAATAA
- the LOC112667896 gene encoding olfactory receptor 51L1-like: protein MRISTLPRANTSFSTFLLTGFPGLEWAHHWISLPIFVGYLVALIGNATILHLVRTEPSLQQPMYYFLAILAVTDLGLCMSTLPSVLGVLWFDARRVGLVPCVLQQHFLHSFSFMESAVLFAMALDRLVAIRFPLHYASVLTGPRVALAGAVLGMRSAAITAAPSLHLLKFDYCRPGSLSHAYCLHQDMIRLACSDTRFNRLYGLCIIMLAMGSDVLFILLSYAVILRTVLAIASAGERLKALNTCVSHILAVLCFYVPVLGLSIVHRFGHHTSPLVHILMGTVSVLFPPLMNPVIYSIKTQQIRRAILKVVSLGKIQ, encoded by the coding sequence ATGAGGATATCCACCCTACCAAGGGCCAACACGAGCTTCTCTACATTCCTGCTAACAGGTTTCCCAGGCCTGGAATGGGCTCACCACTGGATCTCACTACCCATTTTTGTAGGATACTTGGTGGCCCTCATAGGTAATGCTACCATCTTGCATCTGGTACGAACTGAACCTTCTCTCCAGCAGCCCATGTACTACTTCTTGGCCATCCTGGCTGTGACAGACTTGGGCCTGTGCATGTCCACGCTGCCCTCAGTGTTAGGTGTACTGTGGTTTGACGCCCGGAGGGTGGGCCTGGTGCCGTGTGTTCTGCAGCAGCATTTCCTGCACTCCTTCTCCTTCATGGAGTCAGCAGTGCTCTTTGCTATGGCCCTGGACCGCCTGGTGGCCATCCGGTTCCCATTGCATTATGCATCTGTGCTCACAGGTCCTCGCGTGGCACTGGCCGGGGCTGTGCTGGGTATGCGCAGTGCCGCCATCACAGCTGCGCCCTCACTGCATCTGTTGAAGTTTGACTATTGTCGCCCAGGGTCTCTGTCTCATGCCTACTGCCTTCACCAGGACATGATCCGCCTGGCCTGCTCCGACACACGCTTCAACAGACTCTATGGGCTGTGCATCATCATGCTGGCCATGGGTTCAGATGTCCTTTTCATCCTGCTCTCCTACGCTGTCATCCTCCGCACTGTGCTGGCCATCGCTTCTGCCGGGGAGAGGCTCAAAGCCCTCAATACTTGTGTCTCGCACATCCTGGCTGTGCTTTGCTTCTATGTGCCTGTGCTAGGCCTTTCCATCGTGCACAGATTTGGACACCACACTTCGCCCTTAGTGCACATCCTCATGGGCACCGTCTCCGTGCTCTTCCCACCCCTGATGAACCCCGTTATCTATAGCATCAAGACCCAGCAGATCCGCAGGGCCATCCTCAAGGTGGTTTCACTGGGGAAGATACAGTGA